A single region of the Variovorax paradoxus genome encodes:
- a CDS encoding sigma-54-dependent Fis family transcriptional regulator, with translation MTLTLRQGDRHADRVLDVVRRGFHEEGNDLVTRSWSRCLNQYQLDPGRPREPVVIASSALQSRRNQHADVIECARYEMTTLYQQLADAESAVVLTDTDGVIVHMVSSPEFAAEAEPMGLRAGGMWGEAEAGTNGMGTCLAAAHPISVRREEHFFSHFTQLTCSAVPVFDPSGEIIAVLDVTSRSSLMQQHVLVLLGMTARMIENRLIDKRFSNAHPLHFHSRPEFVYTLHEGKLAVGDDGRILAANRSALFQLGVQTMDEIRTQRIDDLFQTSLEDIVQRSLSSSFHPVVAYRANAALRFFAVARRPASDAATPARARAVGAIAAPMAAEAGAEAFRAPLRPAAARAPGIRTFKDARLVAHLDTARRVVARRTPVLLCGETGSGKEVFARAIHETSPHAEGAFVAVNCASLPETLIESELFGYKAGAFTGAQRSGRRGKILQADGGTLFLDEIADMPLELQARLLRVLDERQVTPLGTEETHPVDFQLVSASHQHLPSLVREGRFREDLYYRLAGIELDLPALRDRTDKRDLIHDVLKDEGGSDCRLGEDAERMLMAYPWPGNLRQLRHVLRSAAALADGKTITREHLPSLAARPAPSPASAYALPAATAEAADAQGEAAAADAPPAVKLNPIQANERQVLLQMLEQHRWNVSNVAKALDVSRNTLYRKLHKLHIEISPPD, from the coding sequence ATGACATTGACGCTGCGACAAGGCGACAGACATGCCGACCGAGTGCTCGACGTGGTGAGGCGGGGCTTTCACGAAGAGGGCAACGACCTGGTCACCCGCTCCTGGAGCCGCTGTCTCAACCAGTACCAGCTCGATCCAGGCCGCCCGCGCGAACCGGTGGTCATTGCGTCCTCGGCCTTGCAGAGCCGGCGCAACCAGCATGCCGACGTCATCGAATGCGCACGCTACGAGATGACCACGCTCTACCAGCAGTTGGCAGATGCGGAGTCTGCGGTGGTGCTGACGGATACCGACGGTGTCATCGTGCACATGGTGTCGTCGCCGGAGTTTGCCGCCGAAGCCGAGCCCATGGGCCTGCGTGCAGGCGGCATGTGGGGTGAGGCCGAGGCGGGCACCAACGGCATGGGCACCTGCCTTGCGGCCGCTCACCCTATCTCTGTGCGGCGCGAAGAACATTTCTTCAGCCACTTCACGCAGCTCACGTGTTCGGCGGTGCCGGTGTTCGATCCGTCCGGCGAGATCATCGCGGTGCTCGACGTGACCAGCCGCTCCAGCCTCATGCAACAGCACGTGCTCGTGCTGCTTGGCATGACCGCCCGCATGATCGAGAACCGGCTCATCGACAAGCGCTTCTCGAATGCGCACCCGCTGCACTTCCACAGCCGGCCGGAGTTCGTCTACACGCTGCATGAAGGCAAGCTCGCCGTCGGTGACGACGGGCGCATTCTTGCGGCCAATCGCAGCGCGTTGTTCCAGCTTGGCGTGCAAACGATGGACGAGATCCGCACGCAACGCATCGACGACCTGTTCCAGACTTCGCTCGAAGACATCGTGCAGCGCAGTCTTTCTTCTTCGTTCCACCCGGTGGTGGCGTACCGGGCCAACGCGGCGCTGCGCTTCTTTGCGGTGGCGCGTCGGCCTGCATCCGATGCGGCAACGCCGGCGCGTGCGCGTGCCGTCGGTGCGATCGCGGCGCCCATGGCCGCGGAGGCGGGTGCCGAGGCCTTTCGTGCGCCGCTGCGGCCCGCGGCAGCGCGTGCGCCCGGCATCCGCACTTTCAAGGATGCGCGGCTCGTGGCCCACCTGGATACCGCCCGCCGCGTGGTCGCGCGCCGAACCCCCGTGCTGCTGTGCGGCGAAACAGGTTCGGGCAAAGAGGTGTTCGCGCGCGCCATCCACGAGACCAGTCCGCATGCAGAAGGTGCCTTCGTCGCTGTCAACTGCGCGAGCCTGCCGGAGACGCTGATCGAATCGGAACTCTTCGGCTACAAGGCCGGCGCCTTCACCGGCGCGCAGCGCAGCGGCCGGCGCGGCAAGATCCTGCAGGCCGACGGCGGCACGCTGTTTCTGGACGAAATTGCAGACATGCCGCTGGAGCTGCAAGCCCGCCTGCTGCGCGTGCTCGATGAGCGGCAGGTCACGCCGCTGGGCACCGAAGAAACGCACCCGGTCGACTTCCAGCTTGTGAGCGCAAGCCACCAGCACCTGCCAAGCCTGGTGCGAGAAGGCCGCTTCCGGGAAGACCTTTACTACCGCCTCGCCGGCATCGAGCTCGATTTGCCCGCGCTGCGCGACCGCACCGACAAGCGCGATCTGATTCATGACGTGCTGAAGGATGAAGGCGGCAGCGACTGCAGGCTTGGTGAAGATGCCGAGCGCATGCTCATGGCCTATCCGTGGCCGGGCAACCTGCGCCAACTGCGCCACGTGCTGCGCAGCGCGGCCGCGCTGGCAGACGGCAAGACCATCACACGCGAGCACCTGCCTTCGTTGGCCGCAAGACCGGCACCTTCACCTGCCTCGGCCTACGCGTTGCCTGCCGCCACTGCCGAAGCGGCCGACGCCCAGGGCGAAGCCGCGGCCGCCGATGCGCCACCGGCCGTCAAACTCAATCCGATCCAGGCCAACGAGCGGCAGGTGCTGTTGCAGATGCTCGAGCAGCACCGCTGGAACGTGAGCAACGTCGCCAAGGCGCTCGATGTCAGCCGCAACACCTTGTACCGAAAACTCCACAAGCTTCACATCGAGATATCTCCACCCGATTGA
- a CDS encoding flavoprotein → MTNGGIPEKGKIDPRGAGLAVEDGEPPLPASPPRSRLAWCITGSGHFLEESLALAERLPSVDLFLSAAAEEVLPIYKLHIEALKSRFRVFRDKTASGVPVGMLYDDIYHTVVVAPATSNTVAKCAFGISDSLPTNMFAQAGKLGIPGIVFACDTEPVVVTKSPHDWVTLRPRRIELDNVERLRGIDFCQVVSSPAELEAVLDARMKELSLAWNTSSS, encoded by the coding sequence ATGACGAACGGAGGGATACCGGAAAAGGGCAAGATCGATCCGCGCGGTGCGGGCCTGGCAGTGGAAGACGGCGAGCCGCCGTTGCCTGCCTCGCCGCCGCGATCTCGGCTGGCCTGGTGCATCACCGGCTCGGGCCACTTTCTCGAGGAGTCGCTGGCGCTCGCAGAGCGGCTGCCTTCGGTGGACCTGTTCCTTTCGGCCGCGGCGGAAGAAGTGCTGCCCATCTACAAGCTGCACATCGAGGCGCTGAAGTCGCGCTTTCGGGTGTTCCGGGACAAGACGGCCAGCGGCGTGCCCGTGGGCATGCTCTACGACGACATCTATCACACCGTGGTGGTGGCGCCGGCCACCAGCAACACGGTGGCCAAGTGCGCATTCGGCATCAGCGATTCGCTGCCGACCAACATGTTTGCCCAGGCCGGCAAGCTCGGCATTCCTGGCATCGTGTTTGCATGCGACACGGAACCGGTGGTGGTGACAAAGTCGCCGCATGACTGGGTCACGCTGCGTCCGAGGCGCATCGAATTGGACAACGTGGAGCGGCTGCGCGGCATCGATTTTTGCCAGGTGGTCTCGTCGCCTGCCGAACTCGAAGCCGTGCTCGATGCACGCATGAAGGAACTCTCTCTCGCATGGAACACATCGTCTTCCTGA
- a CDS encoding DUF6513 domain-containing protein, translated as MEHIVFLTGRLAQASLTRVLAGMEAAPFTWEVREIGLQVAALMTADMIRRRVAAPVVTEADGEGAAPRRADRIMVPGRCRGDVEALTQYFGVPVERGPQELKDLPRHFNRSARAVDLTEYEVAIFAEIVDAPRLTVAQIIERARQLVADGANVIDLGCLPETRFDHLAESVQALKAAGFQVSVDSSDSQELLLGGKAGADYLLSLTLDSLWIADEVAATPVLIPRVPADEESLYEAVAQMQQRGRAFLADSILDPIPFGLTASIVRYHRLRERFPDAPIMLGVGNVTELTEADTSGINAVLFGIAAELNVAAVLTTQVSQHARRAVSEADWARRIMHAAARNATLPKGMSDALMTVHAKHPFPDTPEEIGEIASQVHDPNFRVQISPLGLHVYNRDGLRLGQGAFELWPQLKLQDDADHAFYMGVELARAEIAWQLGKRYVQDQPLDWGCAAPRPAEDLARWCAPGTTMKTSKNNAQEPGAVSTAAAPSPT; from the coding sequence ATGGAACACATCGTCTTCCTGACCGGGCGCCTCGCCCAAGCCAGCCTCACGCGGGTGCTGGCCGGCATGGAGGCGGCACCGTTCACGTGGGAAGTGCGGGAGATCGGGTTGCAGGTGGCCGCATTGATGACGGCCGACATGATCCGCCGCCGCGTTGCGGCACCAGTGGTTACCGAGGCTGACGGCGAGGGCGCCGCGCCGCGCCGTGCCGACCGCATCATGGTGCCGGGCCGCTGCCGCGGCGATGTCGAGGCCTTGACCCAATACTTCGGCGTTCCGGTGGAACGCGGGCCGCAAGAGCTGAAGGATCTGCCGCGCCACTTCAACCGCAGCGCGCGCGCCGTCGACCTGACCGAATACGAGGTCGCGATCTTTGCCGAGATCGTCGATGCACCGCGGCTCACAGTGGCGCAAATCATCGAGCGAGCCCGTCAGCTTGTGGCCGACGGTGCCAACGTCATCGATCTGGGCTGCCTGCCCGAGACGCGCTTCGATCACCTGGCCGAAAGCGTGCAGGCGCTCAAGGCCGCGGGCTTTCAGGTGAGCGTCGATTCGAGCGACTCGCAAGAGCTGCTGCTCGGCGGCAAGGCCGGTGCCGACTACCTGCTGAGCCTGACGCTCGACAGCCTGTGGATTGCCGACGAAGTGGCCGCAACACCGGTGCTGATCCCGCGCGTTCCGGCAGACGAAGAATCGCTGTACGAAGCGGTGGCGCAAATGCAGCAGCGTGGCCGCGCCTTTCTGGCCGATTCCATTCTCGACCCCATACCCTTCGGACTGACGGCCTCCATCGTGCGCTACCACCGGCTGCGCGAACGCTTTCCGGATGCGCCGATCATGCTTGGCGTGGGCAACGTCACCGAGCTCACCGAGGCCGACACCAGCGGCATCAACGCGGTGCTGTTCGGCATAGCCGCCGAGCTGAACGTGGCGGCGGTGCTGACGACGCAAGTGAGCCAGCATGCGCGCCGCGCGGTGAGCGAGGCCGACTGGGCGCGCCGCATCATGCATGCGGCGGCCCGCAATGCCACGCTGCCCAAGGGCATGAGCGATGCGCTGATGACCGTGCATGCCAAGCATCCGTTCCCCGATACGCCGGAAGAAATCGGCGAGATCGCCTCGCAGGTGCACGACCCCAACTTTCGCGTGCAGATATCGCCGCTGGGCCTGCACGTGTACAACCGCGACGGCCTGCGGCTGGGGCAGGGCGCCTTCGAACTCTGGCCGCAGCTCAAGCTGCAGGACGATGCCGACCATGCCTTCTACATGGGCGTGGAGCTTGCGCGCGCCGAGATCGCATGGCAGCTTGGCAAACGCTATGTGCAGGACCAGCCGCTCGACTGGGGCTGCGCCGCGCCGCGGCCCGCCGAAGACCTTGCGCGCTGGTGCGCACCGGGCACCACCATGAAGACATCGAAGAACAACGCGCAAGAGCCCGGCGCCGTGAGCACGGCCGCCGCGCCATCACCCACATGA
- a CDS encoding DUF447 domain-containing protein codes for MNDQIFEAVVTTVAPGGKPHVAPMGIRYREDGVLLMPFKPSTTHDNIVATGHAVLNIVCDTRVFAGCVTGRKLWPTLPAERIEGVRLAAALRHVELELAEQRDDVQRPVLRMVAVHEATHAPFVGFNRAQAAVIEGAVLVSRLHMLPPEKVETEMTYLQIAIDKTAGPEEHEAWEWLSAAVAQHRNGTPERAS; via the coding sequence ATGAACGACCAGATCTTCGAAGCCGTGGTCACCACCGTCGCACCCGGCGGCAAGCCGCATGTGGCGCCGATGGGCATCCGCTACCGTGAAGACGGCGTCCTGCTGATGCCGTTCAAGCCCTCGACCACGCACGACAACATCGTGGCCACCGGCCATGCGGTGCTCAACATCGTGTGCGACACCCGCGTGTTCGCGGGCTGCGTCACCGGGCGCAAGCTGTGGCCCACGCTGCCCGCCGAACGCATCGAAGGCGTACGGCTTGCCGCGGCACTGCGCCATGTGGAGCTTGAACTGGCCGAGCAGCGCGACGACGTGCAGCGGCCGGTGCTGCGCATGGTGGCAGTGCACGAGGCCACCCATGCGCCTTTCGTTGGCTTCAATCGGGCACAGGCCGCGGTGATCGAAGGCGCCGTGCTGGTCAGCCGCCTGCACATGCTGCCCCCCGAGAAAGTGGAAACCGAAATGACCTACCTGCAGATTGCCATCGACAAGACCGCCGGCCCCGAAGAGCACGAGGCCTGGGAGTGGCTGAGCGCTGCCGTTGCGCAGCACCGCAACGGCACACCGGAGCGCGCATCGTGA
- a CDS encoding (5-formylfuran-3-yl)methyl phosphate synthase, translating into MLVSVRSVDEALVAARGGADFIDLKEPSDGALGGLPVATIGAIVSALRAHGIGLPVSATIGDLPMQALDGILAQVDAVGGCGVDYVKVGIERGPGAFVVLDALSACDWPVVPVFIADHGIDAALVAHACTLGFPALMADTADKLAGSLFDAVPTADLRAFVARVRASGRLVGLAGALRMAHLPLLQSLAPDFAGFRSAVCIADRKTALCPERLAALAASLHGEAVEPAAA; encoded by the coding sequence ATGCTGGTGAGCGTGCGCAGCGTGGACGAAGCCCTGGTCGCCGCGCGCGGCGGCGCCGACTTCATCGACCTGAAGGAGCCGAGCGACGGCGCACTGGGCGGCTTGCCGGTGGCGACCATTGGCGCCATCGTGAGTGCATTGCGTGCGCACGGCATCGGCCTGCCCGTGAGCGCCACGATCGGCGACCTGCCCATGCAGGCGCTGGACGGCATCCTCGCGCAAGTCGATGCGGTCGGTGGCTGCGGCGTTGACTACGTGAAAGTCGGCATCGAGCGCGGCCCCGGGGCCTTTGTGGTGCTCGATGCGCTCTCGGCCTGCGACTGGCCGGTGGTGCCGGTCTTCATTGCAGACCATGGCATCGACGCAGCACTGGTCGCGCATGCCTGCACGCTGGGCTTTCCAGCGCTCATGGCCGACACCGCGGACAAGCTGGCCGGCAGCCTGTTCGATGCCGTGCCGACGGCGGACCTGCGCGCCTTTGTCGCGCGCGTGCGCGCCTCGGGCCGCCTCGTGGGCCTGGCGGGCGCGCTGCGCATGGCGCACCTTCCCTTGCTGCAATCGCTGGCGCCCGATTTCGCGGGCTTTCGCAGTGCTGTTTGCATTGCCGACCGCAAGACGGCGCTGTGCCCGGAGCGGCTTGCGGCCTTGGCCGCATCGTTGCATGGCGAGGCTGTGGAGCCTGCAGCGGCCTGA
- a CDS encoding aspartate kinase, translating to MWVVKIGGSLCSDPVLPQWLDLLTQIGGGRVTVVCGGGTFADEVRRVQAHWQFNDLAAHNMAVLAMAQTAYQLHALNPALQLATRKTEIPDLLRRGKTALWLPLELRRDKPDARTGWEATSDTIALDLAKHLNAEQLVLVKSCAIDPQMTLGELGDAGVVDQQFADRSGDAAFPITLLHKNQLETMRALLLGEATFVPR from the coding sequence ATGTGGGTCGTCAAGATCGGCGGCAGCCTTTGCTCCGACCCGGTGCTGCCGCAGTGGCTCGACCTGCTCACGCAGATCGGCGGTGGCCGCGTGACGGTGGTCTGCGGTGGCGGCACCTTTGCGGACGAAGTGCGGCGCGTGCAGGCGCACTGGCAGTTCAACGACCTGGCCGCCCATAACATGGCGGTGCTGGCCATGGCGCAGACGGCGTATCAGCTGCATGCGCTGAACCCGGCGCTGCAGCTCGCAACACGCAAGACTGAAATCCCCGACCTGCTGCGGCGCGGCAAAACCGCGCTGTGGCTGCCGCTTGAACTGCGGCGCGACAAGCCCGACGCCCGCACCGGCTGGGAGGCCACCTCGGACACGATTGCGCTCGATCTGGCGAAGCATCTCAATGCAGAGCAGCTGGTGCTGGTCAAGTCTTGCGCCATCGATCCGCAGATGACGCTGGGCGAACTCGGTGACGCCGGCGTGGTGGACCAGCAGTTTGCCGACCGCTCCGGCGATGCGGCTTTTCCGATCACACTGCTTCACAAGAACCAGCTGGAGACCATGCGGGCACTGCTGTTGGGCGAAGCCACCTTCGTTCCGCGCTGA
- a CDS encoding hydantoinase/oxoprolinase family protein gives MPTPERTTIGWDIGGAHVKACLLQGGEVVDVAQWGCPLWQGLDHLARALQAARVRWPAFDAAQHAVTMTGEMVDLFPDREAGVRGIAAALAAALPSRPGALHFFAGDAGWCTPAQVTRHWEHIASANWLATARHAALVFPQGVLVDIGSTTTDLIAFGNDCVLTTSRTDAERLVSGELAYHGVVRTPVCALTQRIEWRGQASHVMNEFFATTADVYRLCGELDPAHDLYPSADNAAKSLPATRQRLARMVGLDERDATAEEWLELARAWRAAQVEAIGSQLRRVLAAHALSREAVIVSAGCGAFLVPDLATGVGASNATSVPHRFASYGSGVADVARHAAAGITAWAQVCAPSVAVAALFEREHD, from the coding sequence GTGCCGACGCCTGAACGCACCACCATCGGGTGGGACATCGGAGGCGCGCACGTGAAGGCCTGCCTGCTGCAGGGCGGCGAGGTGGTCGACGTGGCCCAATGGGGCTGCCCGCTCTGGCAAGGCCTCGATCATCTGGCGCGCGCGTTGCAGGCCGCACGCGTGCGCTGGCCGGCTTTCGATGCTGCACAACATGCGGTGACCATGACGGGTGAAATGGTCGACTTGTTCCCCGACCGCGAAGCCGGCGTGCGAGGCATTGCGGCTGCGCTTGCGGCAGCGCTTCCCTCGCGGCCGGGTGCCTTGCATTTCTTTGCCGGGGACGCCGGCTGGTGCACCCCCGCGCAGGTCACGCGGCATTGGGAGCACATTGCCTCGGCCAACTGGCTGGCCACCGCGCGGCATGCCGCGTTGGTGTTTCCGCAAGGCGTGCTGGTCGACATCGGCAGCACCACCACCGACCTGATCGCCTTCGGCAACGATTGCGTGCTGACCACCAGCCGCACCGACGCCGAACGCCTGGTGAGCGGAGAGCTCGCCTACCACGGCGTGGTGCGCACACCCGTGTGCGCGCTGACGCAGCGCATCGAATGGCGCGGCCAGGCAAGCCACGTGATGAACGAGTTCTTCGCCACCACGGCCGACGTCTACCGCCTGTGCGGCGAGCTCGATCCGGCGCACGACCTGTACCCGAGCGCCGACAACGCAGCCAAGAGCCTGCCCGCGACGCGCCAGCGGCTTGCCCGCATGGTGGGCCTGGACGAGCGCGATGCCACCGCGGAAGAATGGCTGGAGCTCGCACGCGCATGGCGCGCGGCGCAGGTCGAGGCCATCGGATCGCAGCTGCGCCGCGTATTGGCGGCGCATGCGCTTTCGCGCGAAGCGGTGATCGTGAGCGCGGGCTGTGGCGCATTCCTGGTGCCGGACCTTGCAACCGGCGTTGGCGCCTCAAACGCTACATCGGTGCCGCACCGCTTTGCTTCCTACGGCAGCGGCGTGGCCGACGTGGCCCGCCATGCAGCCGCGGGCATCACCGCCTGGGCACAAGTGTGTGCACCCAGCGTGGCGGTGGCGGCGCTTTTCGAAAGGGAGCACGACTGA
- a CDS encoding ATP-grasp domain-containing protein, protein MTTRVFVYEYLSGGGWSDYGDDAAADELLPLGLSMRDAMVADLMRVVDCSVSAAVCEPGNTLPAGAVPLRPLANESAFDFVARQSVLHDVVWLVAPETDGLLARFQRTVGNARWLGCSAGAIELTAGKKATLAHLAAHGVPTPLAFADAPGIERWVVKPDDGAGGVATHVHTRHASALEDQARRTQAGATLTLEPWIEGEALSLSLLCTEQNAEMLSINRQCISVDAQGSLSFDGVSVDAVNRSDPSWPPLAALAMKVARAIPGLRGFAGIDLVWHPRQGPVVIEVNPRVTCAYVGLSAALGRNLAAELLADRGRGQLAERELARADA, encoded by the coding sequence ATGACGACACGCGTTTTTGTCTACGAGTATCTCAGCGGTGGCGGCTGGAGCGACTACGGCGACGATGCGGCCGCCGATGAGCTGTTGCCGCTGGGCCTTTCGATGCGCGACGCCATGGTGGCCGACTTGATGCGCGTGGTCGATTGTTCGGTCTCGGCGGCGGTCTGCGAACCGGGGAACACCCTGCCCGCTGGAGCGGTGCCGCTGCGGCCGCTTGCAAACGAATCGGCCTTCGACTTCGTGGCACGACAGAGCGTGCTGCACGATGTGGTGTGGCTGGTCGCGCCTGAGACGGACGGGCTGCTGGCAAGATTCCAACGCACGGTCGGCAATGCGCGCTGGCTGGGTTGCAGTGCCGGTGCCATCGAACTGACGGCGGGCAAGAAAGCCACGCTCGCGCACCTGGCGGCCCATGGCGTTCCAACGCCCCTGGCCTTTGCCGATGCGCCCGGCATAGAACGCTGGGTGGTCAAGCCGGACGACGGCGCCGGCGGGGTGGCCACCCATGTGCACACGCGCCACGCAAGCGCTCTCGAAGACCAGGCCCGGCGCACGCAGGCCGGCGCCACCTTGACGCTGGAGCCGTGGATCGAAGGCGAAGCCCTGAGCCTCTCGCTGCTGTGCACGGAGCAGAATGCTGAAATGCTGAGCATCAACCGCCAGTGCATTTCGGTCGACGCGCAGGGAAGCCTGTCGTTCGATGGTGTGAGCGTCGATGCGGTGAACCGCAGCGACCCGAGCTGGCCACCGCTGGCCGCACTGGCCATGAAGGTGGCGCGCGCCATTCCCGGGCTGCGCGGGTTCGCGGGCATCGACCTGGTGTGGCATCCGCGGCAAGGGCCGGTGGTGATCGAGGTGAACCCGCGCGTCACCTGCGCCTATGTCGGGCTCTCGGCCGCGCTGGGCCGCAACTTGGCGGCCGAACTGCTGGCGGACCGCGGACGCGGCCAACTCGCCGAACGGGAACTTGCACGTGCCGACGCCTGA
- a CDS encoding HisA/HisF-related TIM barrel protein → MTSELNLIPVVDLLQGQVVRAVRGDRKSYRPIVSALCASSDPVTVARILCEHCAARQLYVADLDALQGGAVQIAVLTDVLEALPHIELWLDVGLADAAAGAAVRKQLAPFASRIVLVFGSESLRSREALERCFENANGQAEAGVSGAALSLDRRDGRRLDPAGCWDAVDLWPRRLIVMTLERVGSGAGPDLETLQEVRRLAPGAMVIGAGGIRSPEDLALASAAGADAWLVASALHDLQLPRVDR, encoded by the coding sequence ATGACTTCCGAACTGAACCTGATCCCCGTCGTCGACTTGCTGCAGGGCCAGGTGGTGAGGGCGGTGCGCGGCGACCGCAAGTCGTACCGGCCGATCGTCTCGGCGCTGTGCGCCAGCAGCGATCCGGTGACGGTGGCGCGCATTCTGTGCGAGCACTGCGCGGCGCGGCAGCTCTACGTGGCCGACCTCGATGCCTTGCAGGGCGGAGCGGTGCAGATCGCGGTGCTGACCGATGTGCTGGAGGCATTGCCCCACATCGAGCTCTGGCTCGACGTGGGCCTGGCGGATGCAGCGGCCGGCGCGGCGGTGCGTAAGCAGCTCGCGCCTTTTGCGTCGCGCATCGTGCTGGTGTTCGGCAGCGAATCCCTGCGTTCGCGCGAGGCCCTCGAGCGCTGTTTCGAAAACGCGAACGGCCAAGCCGAAGCAGGTGTGTCCGGCGCCGCGCTGTCGCTCGACCGCCGTGACGGCCGGCGGCTCGACCCGGCGGGCTGCTGGGACGCCGTGGACCTGTGGCCGCGGCGGCTGATCGTGATGACGCTCGAGCGCGTCGGCTCCGGTGCCGGCCCCGACCTGGAGACCTTGCAAGAAGTGCGGCGGCTGGCGCCGGGCGCCATGGTCATCGGCGCCGGCGGAATCCGCAGCCCCGAAGACCTGGCGCTTGCCAGTGCCGCCGGTGCCGACGCCTGGCTGGTCGCCAGCGCGTTGCACGACCTGCAGTTGCCGCGGGTGGACCGCTGA
- a CDS encoding formylmethanofuran dehydrogenase: protein MSELDPAAAQPGPPPWTCPFCPLLCDTFGVDVGPPGTPLKLVGSDCPRANTALAEFDGAPVASQPQVDGSDCDLDTAIAAAASLLSASHQPLFGGIGTDVAGARALYALACETGAICDAAQGQAMMHGLRALQDRGGFTTTLAEARTRAELTVCMTGDPTARYPEFFRRCGVGERDDVQTEMLPMAGDMFDTVGLLAALVADRIPVDHARVPSELAALSVRLRAARYSVLVYEPGRLPAQGALIVEAIQRIVATLNRSTRAASLSLGGGDGAATANQVFTWLSGLPLRSRAGPLGLEHEPLCFDAGRLLADDAIDALLWVSSYGPEPAPPLADMPRIVLGHPGMRPQGGGTIARKQVFVPVSTPGIGCSGHLFRTDGSVLLPLRPLYEDGLPSVDDVVRRLTQAVKALKRERAQ from the coding sequence ATGAGCGAACTCGATCCCGCCGCCGCGCAGCCCGGCCCCCCTCCGTGGACCTGCCCGTTCTGCCCCCTGTTGTGCGATACCTTCGGCGTTGACGTCGGCCCGCCCGGCACGCCGCTGAAGCTTGTCGGCAGCGACTGCCCGCGGGCGAACACCGCGCTGGCCGAGTTCGACGGCGCCCCGGTCGCGTCGCAGCCACAGGTCGATGGCAGCGACTGCGACCTCGACACGGCCATTGCTGCCGCCGCGTCCCTCCTCTCAGCCAGCCATCAGCCCCTGTTCGGCGGCATTGGAACCGACGTGGCCGGTGCCCGCGCGCTGTACGCGCTGGCCTGCGAAACCGGTGCCATCTGCGATGCTGCGCAGGGCCAGGCCATGATGCACGGCCTGCGCGCGCTGCAAGACCGCGGCGGCTTCACCACTACGCTGGCGGAAGCAAGAACGCGCGCCGAGCTGACCGTCTGCATGACGGGCGACCCCACCGCGCGATATCCGGAGTTCTTCCGCCGATGCGGAGTGGGCGAGCGGGACGACGTGCAGACCGAAATGCTGCCCATGGCAGGCGACATGTTCGATACCGTGGGCCTGCTCGCGGCCTTGGTGGCGGACCGCATTCCGGTGGACCACGCGCGCGTGCCGTCGGAGCTTGCGGCCTTGTCGGTGCGGTTGCGGGCGGCGCGCTACTCGGTGCTGGTGTACGAGCCGGGCCGCCTGCCGGCACAAGGCGCGTTGATTGTCGAAGCCATCCAGCGCATTGTCGCCACGCTCAACCGGAGCACGCGCGCGGCGTCGCTCTCGCTTGGCGGTGGCGATGGCGCCGCCACCGCCAACCAGGTGTTCACCTGGCTTTCGGGGCTGCCGCTGCGCTCGCGTGCCGGGCCGCTGGGCCTGGAGCATGAGCCTCTGTGCTTCGATGCCGGGCGCCTGCTGGCCGACGACGCGATCGACGCATTGCTGTGGGTGTCGAGCTACGGCCCCGAACCCGCACCGCCCTTGGCCGACATGCCGCGCATCGTGCTCGGGCATCCGGGAATGCGGCCGCAGGGTGGGGGGACGATTGCGCGCAAGCAGGTGTTCGTCCCCGTGTCGACACCTGGCATCGGTTGCAGCGGCCATCTGTTTCGCACCGATGGCTCGGTGCTGCTGCCCCTGCGGCCGTTATACGAAGACGGATTGCCCAGCGTGGACGATGTCGTCAGGCGCCTGACGCAAGCCGTGAAAGCGCTGAAGCGGGAGCGGGCGCAATGA